The following are encoded in a window of Prevotella melaninogenica genomic DNA:
- the prmC gene encoding peptide chain release factor N(5)-glutamine methyltransferase, which produces MTYQDLWHRLTPMYDDGEAQAIVRLVLEVQFGITLTDIYTGKVNELSREAEEELEKIILRLERSEPVQYVLGRETFCGRTFHVAPSVLIPRPETEVLCRWIEDDYNLPYCALQPPAPLQVLDVGTGSGCIAVTLAANLRNSAVTAWDISGDALLVARENVHQYQVRVELKMEDALHPSAAAMQQKFDVIVSNPPYICDKERTDMAGNVLAYEPETALFVPDDDPLRFYRAIAEYGVQALSADGVLYFETNPLYINDVKEMLNTLGYKQIELREDQFGKLRFTKAIRP; this is translated from the coding sequence ATGACATACCAAGATTTATGGCACAGACTCACTCCCATGTACGATGACGGTGAGGCACAAGCAATTGTTCGGCTTGTGTTAGAGGTGCAGTTTGGCATTACGCTGACCGATATATATACGGGCAAAGTTAATGAATTATCCCGAGAAGCGGAGGAGGAATTAGAGAAAATCATCCTTCGTTTGGAGCGTTCAGAGCCAGTACAATATGTTTTAGGACGTGAAACCTTTTGTGGGCGCACATTTCATGTGGCTCCGAGCGTATTGATTCCACGCCCAGAGACTGAGGTACTGTGCCGTTGGATAGAGGATGATTACAACCTACCTTATTGTGCTTTGCAGCCTCCTGCACCTCTGCAGGTCTTAGATGTGGGGACGGGTAGTGGCTGTATTGCTGTTACGTTGGCTGCTAATCTGCGCAACTCGGCTGTTACGGCGTGGGATATATCGGGTGATGCACTACTCGTTGCACGTGAGAATGTACACCAATATCAGGTACGTGTGGAGCTAAAAATGGAGGATGCGCTTCATCCTTCAGCAGCAGCTATGCAGCAAAAGTTTGATGTTATTGTTAGCAATCCGCCTTATATTTGCGACAAAGAACGGACAGACATGGCAGGGAACGTGCTTGCGTATGAACCAGAAACAGCGCTCTTCGTTCCAGACGATGACCCGCTACGCTTCTATCGGGCAATCGCTGAGTATGGTGTGCAGGCATTATCGGCTGATGGGGTACTTTATTTTGAGACCAATCCATTGTATATTAATGACGTGAAGGAGATGTTAAACACGTTAGGTTATAAGCAGATAGAACTGCGAGAAGACCAGTTTGGTAAGCTCCGATTCACAAAAGCCATCCGACCATGA
- a CDS encoding TlpA disulfide reductase family protein produces the protein MRMKRIAYILLFSLLLISCGTRSGYFKMEGRFLHMNQGELYVYSPDGGIAGLDTIKIEAGRFSYEKPCSKPSTLIIIFPNYSTQPIFAESGEAVEVKADASHLKEMEVEGTEDNELMTKFRKQIASVSPPEELKYAIAFIKDHPESAVSAYLLNRYLVQTESPDYKQAAKLLPLLIKEQPDNATLGRLQRHLSELGSLPVGSKMPKFSAKDVNGKTVNNTTFQGKDVVIISIWAAWSYESLDVQRALSDAVKAGKIAALGICVDANPKEVKQTLERDGIEFSNVCDGKLLNTPLLKTFGLNTIPDNIVIRNGKVVERNITANTIRQRYGAE, from the coding sequence ATGCGCATGAAGCGAATAGCATACATTCTTTTGTTCTCCCTGCTGTTAATTTCTTGTGGTACCCGTAGCGGTTACTTCAAGATGGAGGGACGCTTCTTGCATATGAATCAAGGTGAGCTTTATGTGTATAGTCCCGATGGTGGTATTGCGGGTTTGGATACCATCAAGATTGAGGCGGGTCGTTTCTCTTATGAGAAGCCTTGTAGCAAACCTTCTACGTTAATTATCATCTTCCCTAATTATTCAACACAACCAATCTTTGCTGAATCGGGCGAAGCGGTTGAGGTAAAAGCGGATGCTTCCCACTTGAAAGAGATGGAGGTAGAGGGCACGGAGGATAATGAACTCATGACTAAGTTCCGTAAACAGATAGCAAGTGTCTCTCCTCCAGAGGAGTTGAAGTATGCAATCGCATTTATCAAGGACCATCCAGAGTCTGCTGTGAGTGCGTATCTACTCAATCGTTATCTTGTTCAAACAGAATCTCCTGACTATAAACAGGCTGCAAAGCTTTTACCTTTATTGATAAAAGAACAGCCCGATAATGCCACTTTGGGTCGTCTTCAACGACATCTGTCTGAGCTTGGCTCACTGCCAGTCGGTAGTAAGATGCCTAAGTTCTCAGCTAAAGATGTCAATGGAAAGACGGTTAATAACACGACTTTTCAAGGAAAAGACGTCGTTATTATCAGCATATGGGCAGCATGGAGTTACGAGAGCCTTGATGTCCAACGTGCGCTGAGTGATGCAGTGAAAGCAGGAAAGATAGCTGCTTTGGGCATTTGTGTAGATGCCAACCCTAAGGAGGTAAAGCAGACTTTAGAGCGTGATGGGATTGAGTTTTCCAATGTTTGTGATGGAAAACTACTTAATACACCACTGCTCAAAACCTTTGGTCTTAATACTATACCAGATAATATCGTCATTCGCAATGGAAAAGTAGTCGAAAGAAACATCACTGCTAACACCATCCGTCAGCGTTATGGCGCCGAATAA
- a CDS encoding YifB family Mg chelatase-like AAA ATPase, producing MLVKTFCAAVNGMEVTTVTVEVSITRGVLFHLTGLADGAVKESHDRIAAALLNTGYKFPVADITANLAPADLKKEGSSFDLPLAIAILAANEKMSCDRLREFILVGELSLDGTLQPVKGVLPIAIKARAEKFKGIIVPKANEHEAAVVDTLEVYGMDNILQVIDFLNGTSTPEPCFVDTRKEFYEHQYAFDLDFADVRGQENVKRALEVAAAGGHNLIMVGPPGSGKSMMAKRLPSILPPLSLSESLETTQIHSIAGKLRRDTGLITQRPFRSPHHTISEVALVGGGANPMPGEITLAHNGVLFCDELPEFNKHTLEVLRQPLEDRHITISRAKYTVTYPCSFMFVASMNPCPCGYFADPTHHCVCTPGQIQKYLAKISGPLMDRIDIQCEIAPLPFKDISQATPGEPSAAIRERVIRARAIQTDRFSSYRNIHCNAQMSERMIHEFAEPDEASIKLLRDAMERLKLSARAYNRILKVARSIADLEESEAVQVQHIAEAIGYRNLDRSDWAER from the coding sequence GTGCTTGTAAAAACATTCTGTGCAGCTGTTAACGGAATGGAAGTTACCACCGTGACAGTCGAAGTTAGTATCACACGGGGCGTGTTGTTCCATCTTACCGGTCTTGCAGACGGAGCGGTAAAGGAAAGCCATGACCGTATAGCTGCAGCACTTCTTAATACTGGTTACAAGTTTCCTGTAGCCGATATCACCGCCAATCTTGCTCCTGCCGACCTCAAGAAGGAAGGCTCCAGTTTTGATCTCCCATTGGCAATAGCCATCTTGGCTGCCAATGAGAAGATGAGTTGTGACCGTTTGCGAGAGTTTATACTTGTGGGAGAATTGAGCCTTGATGGTACTTTACAGCCTGTTAAAGGTGTGCTACCCATAGCTATTAAGGCACGTGCCGAGAAGTTCAAAGGTATCATTGTGCCGAAAGCTAATGAGCACGAAGCTGCTGTGGTAGACACGTTGGAGGTCTATGGAATGGATAATATCCTGCAAGTAATTGACTTCCTTAATGGTACATCGACTCCAGAACCTTGTTTTGTAGATACGCGGAAAGAGTTTTACGAGCATCAATATGCTTTCGACCTCGACTTTGCCGATGTCCGTGGACAAGAGAATGTGAAGCGAGCATTAGAGGTGGCAGCGGCTGGTGGACATAATCTTATCATGGTTGGACCACCCGGAAGTGGAAAGAGTATGATGGCAAAACGCCTTCCTTCTATCCTTCCTCCTTTGTCCCTTTCAGAGAGTTTGGAAACAACTCAGATTCATTCGATAGCCGGTAAGTTACGCCGCGACACAGGACTGATTACGCAACGTCCTTTCCGTAGCCCTCACCATACTATCTCTGAGGTTGCACTCGTGGGTGGTGGAGCCAATCCGATGCCGGGTGAGATAACCCTTGCACATAATGGAGTGCTCTTCTGTGATGAGTTACCAGAGTTTAATAAACACACTTTAGAGGTACTTCGTCAGCCTTTGGAGGATCGTCATATAACGATTTCACGTGCCAAGTATACGGTTACTTATCCTTGTAGTTTCATGTTTGTAGCAAGTATGAATCCCTGTCCGTGTGGCTATTTTGCTGACCCTACGCATCATTGTGTTTGTACTCCAGGGCAGATTCAGAAGTATCTTGCTAAGATTTCAGGTCCGTTAATGGACAGAATCGACATTCAGTGTGAGATTGCACCTCTCCCCTTCAAAGATATATCACAAGCAACACCGGGCGAGCCGAGTGCTGCTATTCGTGAACGTGTTATCCGTGCGCGTGCTATTCAGACCGATCGCTTTAGCAGTTATCGTAATATTCATTGTAATGCGCAGATGTCTGAGCGTATGATTCATGAGTTTGCCGAGCCTGATGAAGCCTCTATCAAATTGCTCCGTGATGCTATGGAGCGTTTGAAACTGTCTGCTCGTGCCTATAACAGAATCCTAAAAGTAGCACGTTCGATAGCTGATTTGGAAGAGTCAGAGGCTGTACAAGTGCAGCATATCGCTGAGGCAATAGGGTATAGAAACTTGGATAGGAGCGACTGGGCTGAGAGATGA
- a CDS encoding regulatory protein RecX, translating into MIQKRPILEPQALKKLADLCAKGEHCSGEMLEKMRKWGLSEDAQARIMEKLITLHYVDDSRYTESFVHDKIRYNKWGRRKIEQALWMKKVDSAISSPILDAIEDEEYLEVLRPLLASKYRTIKAESDYERSMKLIKFAMGRGFTMDLIRRCIDEGVVAADDDVDFVDDDTDD; encoded by the coding sequence ATGATACAGAAACGACCCATATTAGAGCCACAAGCCCTGAAGAAACTTGCCGATTTATGTGCGAAAGGTGAGCATTGCTCTGGCGAGATGTTAGAGAAGATGCGCAAATGGGGACTATCAGAAGATGCGCAAGCGCGTATTATGGAGAAGTTGATAACGCTGCATTACGTTGATGATAGCCGTTATACGGAGTCTTTTGTGCATGATAAAATCCGCTATAACAAGTGGGGAAGGCGAAAGATTGAGCAGGCGTTGTGGATGAAGAAAGTCGATAGTGCCATCTCTTCGCCTATCCTTGATGCTATTGAAGATGAAGAATATCTTGAAGTCTTGCGCCCATTGTTAGCGAGTAAGTATCGTACTATTAAAGCAGAGAGCGATTACGAGCGATCAATGAAGTTGATAAAGTTTGCGATGGGACGTGGTTTTACGATGGATTTAATCCGCAGGTGTATAGATGAAGGAGTCGTTGCTGCGGATGATGATGTTGACTTCGTAGACGATGACACAGACGATTAG
- a CDS encoding serine dehydratase subunit alpha family protein, with product MLEKNIREQIIELIHQQVVPAVGCTEPMAVALCTARATELLGQKPEHISVLLSANILKNAMGVGIPGTGMIGLPIAIALGALVGKSEYQLEVIKDLTPVTLEAGKTFISENRIDVKLKDGITEKLYIEITCEAEGHRATAIIMGTHTNIVFEEKDGTVLLDKMQPSTAAVEKAPLCLNLNTVWEFATTTPIDEIEFILEAKRYNLRAAAEALKGNYGHCLGKIMDRPLSRGIFGNSIFSHVIAKTASACDARMGGALIPVMSNSGSGNQGICATNPVAVFAKENENTREELIRALTLSHLTAIYIKQSLGALSALCGCVVASIGSSCGITYLMGGNYINVCHSVKNMIANLTGMICDGAKPSCSLKISSGVSTAILSATLSMEGKHVTSAEGIIDEDVDKSIRNLTSIGKEAMCITDDMVLNIMTHKCN from the coding sequence ATGCTTGAGAAGAACATTAGAGAACAGATTATCGAGTTGATACACCAGCAGGTAGTACCTGCTGTGGGTTGTACAGAGCCAATGGCTGTGGCATTGTGTACTGCACGTGCTACAGAGTTGTTAGGTCAGAAACCAGAACATATTAGCGTGTTGCTCTCTGCTAATATTCTGAAGAATGCGATGGGAGTCGGTATTCCTGGAACGGGAATGATTGGTCTGCCTATTGCCATTGCCCTCGGTGCTTTGGTGGGTAAGTCAGAATATCAGTTGGAGGTTATCAAGGACCTCACACCTGTTACTTTGGAGGCTGGCAAGACATTTATCAGTGAGAATCGAATTGATGTCAAACTGAAGGACGGTATCACCGAGAAACTATACATAGAAATTACTTGTGAGGCTGAGGGACATCGTGCGACAGCCATCATCATGGGTACTCATACGAATATTGTCTTTGAAGAGAAGGACGGTACTGTTCTGCTCGATAAGATGCAACCCAGCACAGCTGCTGTCGAAAAAGCACCCCTTTGTCTGAACCTCAATACGGTATGGGAGTTTGCTACAACTACTCCTATCGATGAGATTGAGTTTATTCTTGAGGCAAAACGTTATAATCTTCGTGCTGCAGCTGAGGCTTTGAAGGGAAACTACGGACATTGTTTGGGTAAGATAATGGACCGTCCTTTGAGTCGTGGAATCTTTGGTAATAGCATCTTCTCACATGTTATTGCAAAGACTGCTTCTGCCTGTGATGCCCGTATGGGTGGTGCTTTGATACCAGTGATGAGTAATAGTGGTTCTGGAAATCAGGGCATCTGTGCAACCAACCCAGTGGCTGTTTTTGCGAAGGAGAATGAGAATACACGTGAAGAACTTATCCGCGCACTTACTTTGAGTCATCTTACGGCTATCTATATCAAGCAGAGTCTTGGTGCACTCTCTGCCCTTTGCGGTTGTGTTGTGGCAAGTATTGGTTCCAGTTGTGGTATTACTTATCTGATGGGAGGCAATTATATCAATGTCTGCCATTCAGTAAAGAATATGATAGCCAACCTTACGGGTATGATTTGTGATGGTGCGAAGCCAAGTTGTTCACTGAAGATCTCATCGGGAGTGTCAACAGCTATCCTTTCTGCAACGCTTTCCATGGAGGGCAAGCACGTAACGTCTGCAGAGGGAATCATTGATGAAGATGTTGATAAATCTATCCGTAACCTAACAAGTATAGGTAAGGAAGCGATGTGTATTACCGATGATATGGTATTAAATATTATGACACATAAGTGCAATTAA
- a CDS encoding ComF family protein translates to MTQTISLLARLIDTLAPRPCTVCGRRLTVTEEVMCACCNHCLPRTGYAKSGYDNKLVRLFWGRIPIEKGTAFFFYKAHSDTSRLLYQLKYGGHPEIGERLGRIVAAEFAHDGFFDGITAVVPVPLARQRERERGYNQSVEIVRGISAETGLPVLDKVLERISFHGSQTQKGRWERNENVEKAFHLLDASPLNNQHILLVDDVITSGATLVAAAKELLKGTNVKISVLSLGFANND, encoded by the coding sequence ATGACACAGACGATTAGTTTATTGGCTCGCCTGATAGACACCCTTGCCCCTCGTCCTTGTACGGTTTGTGGTAGGCGTCTGACTGTTACGGAAGAGGTGATGTGTGCTTGTTGTAATCATTGTCTCCCTCGTACGGGCTATGCAAAATCAGGTTATGACAATAAGCTTGTGCGCCTCTTTTGGGGTAGGATTCCCATAGAAAAGGGTACAGCCTTTTTCTTTTATAAAGCCCATTCTGACACCAGTCGTTTGCTTTATCAATTGAAGTATGGCGGACATCCTGAGATAGGTGAGCGACTTGGGCGTATTGTTGCAGCAGAGTTTGCTCATGATGGCTTCTTCGATGGAATCACAGCCGTTGTTCCTGTGCCACTTGCTCGGCAGCGTGAGCGAGAAAGAGGGTATAATCAAAGTGTGGAGATAGTGCGTGGTATCAGTGCAGAAACTGGTTTGCCTGTCTTAGATAAGGTCTTAGAACGTATCAGTTTTCATGGCAGTCAGACGCAGAAAGGCCGTTGGGAACGAAATGAAAACGTAGAGAAAGCCTTTCACCTCCTCGATGCTTCCCCCTTAAACAATCAACACATTTTGTTGGTTGATGATGTAATCACGTCAGGTGCTACACTCGTTGCCGCTGCTAAAGAACTCCTTAAAGGGACGAATGTCAAGATTAGTGTCCTCTCACTTGGCTTTGCGAATAATGATTAA
- the ribD gene encoding bifunctional diaminohydroxyphosphoribosylaminopyrimidine deaminase/5-amino-6-(5-phosphoribosylamino)uracil reductase RibD encodes MKQEETDEKYMRRCLQLARNGQQLAKPNPMVGAVIVSKEGRIIGEGYHVRCGKGHAEVNAFASVRKEDEALLREATVYVSLEPCSHYGKTPPCADLIISKGVRRVVCGCIDPFAEVQGRGVKKIREAGIEVTVGVLEKECLELNKRFITYNTHKRPYVILKWAQAESRLSNTPFNTPASPSPLPLPHREGSNHRDTPEEICILNSTEESVTTCTKNPSVPYIGNLPGKDYQPLIISTPFTKMLVHKMRAENDAILVGKTTEELEQPQLTVREWSGPSPEKLVLTSQPTKAGEYTTPAEVLSHLYAEKKQSLIVEGGTKTLQSFLDAGLWDEIRIESAPFTVNEGIEAPKLPENIRVVKVEKYVNKIVTYERA; translated from the coding sequence ATGAAACAAGAAGAAACTGACGAAAAATACATGCGTCGCTGCCTGCAATTAGCTCGTAATGGACAACAGCTTGCTAAGCCTAACCCAATGGTTGGTGCGGTCATTGTGAGCAAGGAGGGTAGGATTATCGGCGAGGGCTACCACGTACGCTGTGGCAAAGGGCACGCAGAGGTGAACGCTTTTGCATCTGTAAGGAAAGAGGACGAGGCTTTGCTACGTGAAGCAACGGTGTATGTCAGTCTTGAGCCTTGCTCTCATTATGGGAAAACACCTCCTTGTGCCGACTTGATTATCAGTAAGGGTGTGCGCCGTGTGGTATGCGGTTGTATCGATCCTTTTGCCGAAGTGCAAGGACGTGGAGTAAAGAAGATTCGCGAAGCAGGGATAGAAGTGACCGTGGGGGTATTGGAGAAAGAGTGTTTAGAACTGAATAAACGGTTTATAACTTATAACACACATAAACGACCTTATGTGATATTGAAGTGGGCGCAGGCAGAAAGTAGACTATCAAACACGCCATTCAACACACCAGCCAGCCCCTCCCCCTTACCCCTCCCCCATAGGGAGGGGAGTAATCACCGAGATACCCCTGAGGAAATATGTATATTGAATAGCACTGAAGAAAGTGTAACTACTTGTACTAAAAATCCTTCTGTGCCTTACATTGGCAACTTGCCAGGCAAAGACTATCAGCCATTGATTATCTCTACCCCCTTTACAAAGATGTTAGTACATAAAATGAGGGCGGAAAATGATGCGATTCTCGTTGGGAAAACAACAGAAGAATTAGAACAACCACAGCTGACAGTAAGGGAATGGAGCGGTCCAAGTCCAGAGAAATTGGTGCTGACAAGTCAACCGACAAAAGCTGGAGAATACACAACACCTGCTGAAGTGCTGTCCCATCTCTATGCTGAAAAGAAGCAAAGTCTCATCGTGGAAGGTGGTACAAAGACTTTACAGAGTTTTTTGGATGCAGGACTATGGGACGAGATACGCATAGAATCGGCTCCTTTCACGGTTAACGAAGGTATCGAAGCGCCAAAACTCCCAGAGAACATACGTGTTGTAAAGGTAGAGAAGTATGTTAACAAGATTGTAACCTACGAACGAGCGTAG
- a CDS encoding SRPBCC family protein, which produces MTKFESSVKQIPHSQQCVYNTLSDLNNVQRLKERLPEGSTGNDEMDKVKERLQNITFDQDSLSVNVDPVGQISMRIIEREEPKTIKFESANSPLSFNFWIQILPVTESSSKMKLTIDADIPFFAKSMVSKPLQEGIEKIADALAMIPFE; this is translated from the coding sequence ATGACAAAGTTTGAAAGTAGCGTAAAGCAAATTCCTCATTCTCAGCAGTGTGTATACAACACGCTGAGCGACTTGAATAATGTACAGCGTCTGAAGGAGCGTCTCCCAGAAGGTTCTACGGGTAATGATGAGATGGATAAGGTCAAAGAAAGATTGCAGAATATCACCTTTGATCAGGACTCCTTGTCTGTGAATGTTGACCCTGTTGGTCAGATTTCTATGCGTATTATCGAGCGTGAAGAGCCTAAGACGATTAAGTTTGAGAGTGCTAATTCGCCATTATCCTTTAATTTCTGGATTCAGATACTGCCTGTTACAGAGTCTTCTTCAAAGATGAAACTCACGATAGATGCCGATATTCCTTTCTTTGCAAAGAGTATGGTGTCAAAGCCTTTACAAGAAGGTATTGAGAAAATTGCCGATGCGTTGGCAATGATTCCATTCGAATAA
- the pyrE gene encoding orotate phosphoribosyltransferase produces MEDLKKVFAGKLLGIKAIKLQPNDPFTWASSWKSPFYCDNRKTLSFHDVRSFVKLELVHAILENFPEATAVAGVATGAIAQGMLVAEELALPYAYVRPKPKDHGMKNQIEGELPAGSKVVVVEDLISTGGSSLKAVAALREAGFEVVGMVASYTYGFPVAEEAFREANVKLVTLTDYEHVVEKALETGYIKESEVSMLHDWRKDPANWRK; encoded by the coding sequence ATGGAAGATTTAAAGAAAGTCTTTGCAGGCAAACTGCTCGGAATTAAAGCAATTAAGTTGCAACCTAATGACCCATTTACATGGGCAAGTAGTTGGAAGTCACCATTCTATTGTGATAATCGCAAGACGTTATCGTTTCACGATGTACGTTCGTTTGTGAAGCTCGAGTTAGTTCATGCTATCCTTGAGAACTTCCCTGAGGCTACTGCTGTGGCTGGTGTTGCTACGGGTGCTATCGCACAGGGTATGCTCGTTGCTGAAGAGTTGGCATTGCCATACGCATACGTTCGTCCGAAACCAAAGGACCATGGTATGAAGAATCAGATTGAAGGCGAACTCCCTGCAGGCTCTAAGGTTGTTGTTGTAGAAGACCTTATCTCAACTGGTGGCTCTTCTTTGAAAGCTGTTGCAGCACTTCGTGAGGCTGGTTTTGAGGTTGTGGGTATGGTTGCTTCTTATACCTATGGTTTCCCAGTTGCTGAGGAGGCATTCCGTGAGGCTAATGTAAAGCTTGTAACGCTCACCGATTATGAGCATGTTGTAGAGAAAGCCCTTGAGACTGGTTATATAAAGGAGTCTGAGGTTTCTATGTTGCATGATTGGCGTAAGGACCCAGCAAACTGGAGAAAGTAA